A portion of the Halalkalicoccus tibetensis genome contains these proteins:
- a CDS encoding TRAP transporter large permease → MELLAGFLALIVLLALGFPIFVAIGLSCVVFLQMGVLDPQIFGETMFSGLNEFAFLAIPLFILTGTAIVETGMSQRLLDLSLELFGSLKTGIGTSVSFGSGIFATISGSNAADSAAIGRMALGPLEQVGYDRTYASAMIASGSATGILIPPSISYIIAGIALGVSVSQLFLATFVPGAILLTGVILVNVVINRTRGYETDNREHQGFDASDAAAALWRAKFALFVPFLILGGIYSGVFTATEAAIAAVTVIFVIGALTGTMSLSSYSRVLEESALVNGMIAPIIATALIFGDILTLNQIPQMVAETVTTLSTSYVVMILLMLVVFFVAGATMELGPNILILGPLFLPLAQEFGMDPIHYTIFMMCAFGIGFITPPIGINLYVLSGISGESVMDISREAVPFMLVMLLLVLVIGLVPELSLVFF, encoded by the coding sequence ATGGAGCTACTCGCCGGATTCCTCGCGCTGATCGTACTGCTCGCGCTCGGATTTCCGATCTTCGTCGCCATCGGGCTGAGCTGTGTCGTCTTCCTCCAGATGGGGGTGCTCGATCCACAGATCTTCGGGGAGACGATGTTCTCCGGGCTCAACGAGTTCGCCTTCCTCGCGATCCCGCTGTTCATCCTGACGGGGACGGCGATCGTCGAGACGGGGATGTCCCAGCGCCTGCTCGATCTGAGCCTGGAGCTGTTCGGCTCGCTGAAGACCGGGATCGGCACCTCGGTCTCCTTCGGCAGCGGCATCTTCGCGACCATCAGCGGCTCGAACGCCGCCGACTCGGCCGCGATCGGGCGGATGGCGCTCGGCCCGCTCGAACAGGTGGGCTACGACCGGACCTACGCCTCGGCGATGATCGCGAGCGGCTCGGCCACCGGGATCCTCATCCCGCCGAGCATCTCCTACATCATCGCCGGGATCGCGCTGGGGGTGTCGGTCTCCCAGCTGTTCCTCGCGACGTTCGTCCCGGGAGCGATCCTCCTGACGGGCGTGATCCTGGTCAACGTCGTGATCAACAGGACGCGGGGCTACGAGACCGACAACCGCGAACACCAGGGGTTCGACGCGAGCGATGCGGCCGCCGCCCTCTGGCGCGCGAAGTTCGCCCTGTTCGTTCCGTTTCTCATCCTCGGCGGGATCTACTCGGGGGTGTTCACGGCGACCGAGGCTGCGATCGCCGCGGTCACGGTGATCTTCGTCATCGGCGCGCTCACCGGGACGATGTCGCTGTCCTCCTATAGTCGGGTGCTCGAGGAGAGCGCGCTGGTCAACGGGATGATCGCGCCCATCATCGCGACGGCGCTGATCTTCGGCGACATCCTCACGCTCAACCAAATCCCCCAGATGGTCGCCGAGACGGTGACGACGCTCTCGACGAGCTACGTCGTGATGATCCTGCTCATGCTCGTGGTCTTCTTCGTCGCCGGCGCGACGATGGAGCTGGGGCCGAACATCCTGATCCTCGGGCCGCTGTTCCTGCCGCTGGCCCAGGAGTTCGGGATGGACCCGATCCACTACACGATCTTCATGATGTGTGCGTTCGGGATCGGCTTCATTACCCCGCCGATCGGGATCAACCTCTACGTGCTCTCGGGGATCAGCGGCGAGTCCGTCATGGACATCTCGCGGGAGGCCGTCCCGTTCATGCTCGTCATGCTGCTTCTGGTGCTGGTCATCGGGCTGGTGCCGGAGCTCTCGCTGGTCTTCTTCTAA
- a CDS encoding 30S ribosomal protein S15 — protein sequence MARMHTRRRGSSGSDRPAADEPPEWSDVDASEIESRVVELAEQGHDPSQIGMKLRDEGVKGTPIPNVKLATGKKVGEILEENDASPEVPEDLRNLMERAIRLREHMQDNQQDAQNKRALQNTEAKVRRLVNYYRGDEMPADFRYTYQNAQELLE from the coding sequence ATGGCACGAATGCATACACGCCGCCGCGGCTCGTCCGGTTCGGACCGGCCGGCGGCAGACGAACCACCGGAGTGGAGCGACGTCGACGCGAGCGAGATCGAATCGCGCGTCGTCGAGCTCGCAGAGCAGGGTCACGACCCCAGCCAGATCGGCATGAAACTGCGCGATGAGGGCGTCAAGGGGACCCCGATCCCGAACGTCAAACTCGCGACCGGCAAGAAGGTCGGCGAGATCCTCGAGGAGAACGACGCCTCGCCCGAGGTCCCCGAGGACCTCCGGAACCTGATGGAGCGGGCGATCCGCCTGCGCGAGCACATGCAGGACAACCAGCAGGACGCCCAGAACAAACGCGCCCTGCAGAACACGGAGGCGAAGGTCCGCCGTCTCGTCAACTACTACCGTGGCGACGAGATGCCCGCGGACTTCCGCTACACCTACCAGAACGCCCAGGAACTCCTCGAGTAA
- a CDS encoding exonuclease RecJ, which produces MAATGRSEHDLAAALTESGFVRIAPRADGDAIAAAGLLLRALAARSIPFQARVVPPTDEPSAAATLPVGFPDGLAPADRPISAAAADLVRELGCEPDPGLVLAGCLLGGDPDAAGVELDRRRGVGIPTADLADGLAHSTLVHAEFSGDETAVAAALAELVDDDRAVASLAALETVGSDGASERAAAAIERALRPHPTPEGPFETAEGLADVLDCLAGDAPGLALALAMGHDVRVDALEAWRTHSTAAHEAVRAADTGRYDGLFVARIAEGPVGTVARLLRDFRSPEPVVLVIGDDEAGAAGLTDGIGDAVIEAAEAVGGTGGATPSRGLARFDCPPEAFLESFREAMA; this is translated from the coding sequence ATGGCCGCCACGGGTCGATCGGAGCATGATCTCGCCGCGGCGCTCACGGAGTCCGGCTTCGTCCGGATAGCCCCGCGTGCGGACGGCGACGCGATCGCCGCCGCCGGGCTGCTCTTGCGGGCGCTCGCGGCCCGATCGATCCCGTTTCAGGCCCGCGTCGTCCCGCCGACCGACGAGCCGTCCGCCGCGGCGACCCTGCCGGTCGGCTTCCCCGACGGGCTCGCGCCCGCGGACCGACCGATCAGCGCCGCCGCGGCCGACCTCGTCCGCGAGCTCGGCTGCGAGCCCGATCCCGGCCTCGTGCTCGCGGGCTGTCTGCTCGGGGGCGACCCCGACGCGGCCGGCGTCGAGCTCGACCGACGACGGGGCGTGGGGATCCCCACGGCCGACCTGGCCGACGGGCTGGCCCACTCGACGCTCGTTCACGCCGAGTTCTCGGGCGACGAGACGGCCGTCGCCGCGGCGCTCGCCGAGCTGGTCGACGACGACCGGGCGGTCGCGTCGCTGGCGGCGCTCGAAACCGTCGGCTCCGACGGGGCGAGCGAACGCGCCGCGGCCGCCATCGAGCGGGCGCTGCGCCCGCACCCGACCCCCGAGGGCCCCTTCGAGACCGCAGAAGGCCTCGCGGACGTGCTCGACTGCCTCGCGGGCGACGCGCCGGGGCTCGCCCTCGCGCTCGCGATGGGCCACGACGTCCGGGTCGACGCGCTCGAAGCGTGGCGAACCCACTCGACGGCCGCCCACGAGGCGGTCCGGGCGGCCGACACCGGCCGGTACGACGGCCTGTTCGTCGCCCGGATCGCAGAGGGGCCGGTCGGAACGGTCGCGCGCCTGCTCAGGGACTTCCGCTCGCCCGAGCCCGTCGTCCTCGTCATCGGGGACGACGAGGCGGGGGCGGCCGGCCTCACCGACGGGATCGGCGACGCGGTGATCGAGGCCGCCGAGGCGGTCGGCGGGACGGGCGGCGCCACCCCGTCGCGGGGTCTCGCCCGCTTCGACTGCCCGCCCGAGGCGTTCCTCGAGTCGTTCCGGGAGGCGATGGCATGA
- a CDS encoding KEOPS complex subunit Pcc1, which translates to MRRITIRTTHDEPERVARAVGPDNTPEMTTRSDDDRVVTTIERESTGGLRTTADDYVVNLTVADEVVQLSDRTDEHKP; encoded by the coding sequence ATGAGACGGATCACGATCCGAACGACCCACGACGAGCCCGAGCGGGTCGCGCGAGCGGTCGGCCCGGACAACACGCCCGAGATGACGACGCGGAGCGACGACGACCGGGTGGTGACGACGATCGAGCGCGAGTCGACGGGCGGCCTGCGGACGACCGCGGACGACTACGTCGTGAACCTGACGGTGGCCGACGAAGTGGTACAGCTTTCAGACCGAACCGATGAACACAAACCATGA
- a CDS encoding 30S ribosomal protein S3ae: MSERSVSRQQQQKRWYTVHAPEQFDRAELGQSPANEPEQLLGRNLETTLGELNNNASENNIKLTFKINDVGSDSAYTEFTKQELTRDYLRSLVRRGASKIDAYVTVMTTDDYRVQVQPVAFTTKKADHSQEHAIRKRMIEMVREAGEERTFSGLVDSVIEGRLSSAIYGEAKTIYPLRRVEIQKLTLEARPEEVAEEEATAVDVDEEDVEA; this comes from the coding sequence ATGAGTGAACGATCAGTTTCCCGACAGCAGCAACAGAAACGGTGGTACACCGTGCACGCGCCCGAGCAGTTCGACCGGGCCGAGCTCGGCCAGTCACCCGCGAACGAACCCGAACAGCTCCTCGGGCGTAACCTCGAGACCACGCTCGGCGAGCTCAACAACAACGCGAGCGAGAACAACATCAAGCTCACGTTCAAGATCAACGACGTGGGCAGCGACAGCGCGTACACGGAGTTCACGAAACAGGAACTCACGCGCGACTACCTGCGCAGCCTCGTCCGCCGTGGCGCCTCGAAGATCGACGCCTACGTCACGGTGATGACGACCGACGACTACCGCGTGCAGGTCCAGCCCGTCGCCTTCACCACGAAGAAGGCCGATCACAGCCAGGAGCACGCCATCCGAAAGCGGATGATCGAGATGGTGCGCGAGGCCGGCGAGGAGCGCACCTTCTCGGGGCTCGTCGACAGCGTGATCGAGGGACGGCTCTCGAGCGCGATCTACGGCGAGGCCAAGACGATCTACCCGCTCCGACGGGTGGAGATCCAGAAGCTCACCCTCGAAGCCCGACCCGAGGAGGTCGCCGAGGAGGAGGCGACCGCCGTCGACGTCGACGAGGAGGACGTCGAGGCGTAA
- a CDS encoding plastocyanin/azurin family copper-binding protein, giving the protein MKRRTFLALAGSGTIAGLGGCTAIADLTEDHDIGMSAHEFLPESYTVEAGDTVIWENTGSRAHTVTAYDGGQPEGAGFFATGGFETENDARMAWYDDREGSIYTGDRFEHTFEVPGEHDYYCVPHERGGMIGRIVVEE; this is encoded by the coding sequence ATGAAACGGCGTACGTTCCTCGCGCTCGCCGGGAGCGGCACCATCGCCGGCCTGGGGGGCTGTACCGCCATCGCGGACCTCACCGAGGACCACGACATCGGTATGAGCGCCCACGAGTTCCTGCCCGAGTCCTACACTGTCGAGGCCGGCGATACGGTGATCTGGGAGAACACCGGCTCGCGCGCCCACACGGTCACCGCCTACGACGGCGGCCAACCGGAGGGTGCGGGCTTCTTCGCCACCGGCGGGTTCGAGACCGAGAACGACGCCCGGATGGCGTGGTACGACGACCGCGAGGGCTCGATCTACACCGGCGACCGGTTCGAGCACACCTTCGAGGTGCCCGGCGAGCACGACTACTACTGCGTCCCGCACGAACGCGGCGGGATGATCGGCCGGATCGTCGTCGAAGAATAG
- a CDS encoding protein sorting system archaetidylserine synthase (This PssA-like phosphatidyltransferase, along with a PssD-like decarboxylase, is required in Haloarchaea for the archaeosortase ArtA to replace the PGF-CTERM sorting signal with a C-terminal lipid anchor.) — MELAPRFVGRLGIADAVTVGNAALGFLAAAVAAVDVRVAAQFVLLAAVLDGLDGVLARRYGGTPAGPHLDSLADVASFGVAPAMLVIAVAEDAAEGAPEAAVAFGIPALFVAMAVVRLGLYTAYDAERTTTLGAPSTLAATALGAAVLAGVEEPAAVLAITAAFCYLMVSPIEYPDLLARDALLMGVIHVLAVVIPGFQGGLFPVALLTLALAYLVLGPRFYWGEAERRREEGKRS; from the coding sequence ATGGAGCTCGCGCCCCGCTTCGTCGGCCGGCTGGGGATCGCCGACGCGGTGACCGTCGGCAACGCCGCGCTCGGCTTCCTGGCGGCGGCGGTCGCGGCGGTCGACGTCCGGGTCGCGGCGCAGTTCGTCCTGCTTGCGGCAGTGCTCGACGGGCTCGACGGCGTGCTCGCACGGCGCTACGGCGGCACGCCGGCCGGCCCGCATCTCGACTCGCTCGCCGACGTCGCCTCCTTCGGCGTCGCGCCCGCCATGCTGGTGATCGCGGTCGCAGAGGACGCGGCCGAGGGCGCACCGGAGGCGGCCGTCGCCTTTGGGATCCCCGCGCTGTTCGTCGCGATGGCGGTCGTCCGGCTGGGGCTGTACACGGCCTACGACGCGGAACGGACGACGACGCTGGGCGCGCCGAGCACGCTCGCCGCGACGGCGCTGGGCGCGGCGGTGCTCGCGGGGGTCGAGGAGCCCGCTGCGGTGCTCGCGATCACGGCCGCGTTCTGTTATCTGATGGTCTCGCCGATCGAGTATCCCGACCTGCTCGCGCGCGACGCGCTGTTGATGGGGGTGATCCACGTGCTCGCGGTCGTGATCCCGGGCTTCCAGGGCGGGCTGTTCCCCGTCGCCCTGCTGACGCTCGCGCTCGCGTATCTCGTCCTCGGGCCGCGCTTCTACTGGGGGGAGGCCGAGCGGCGCCGCGAGGAAGGGAAACGCTCATAG
- a CDS encoding HEAT repeat domain-containing protein codes for MSEDAPDENEAAPEEEPPADDEAAEQEDAEPEPEPDTEGENGEEVAEEEEDPDDEGADEEEGADEDEASEDDEGEEGDDLPVEPLTEETLTERLDGAEAALEEAETEDDLDDVSATLVSIGDDLEEADLPEPDEDDEDAEDPREALEERLDGLQDELEEQRGPYSEDVIEGIEEAGTTIDETRWTETGEAELVEPVESFVETVNDVLGVHLGLGGEEPDALVAILESAAVAVGDAELHPDEDGEEIATLLEAVEELQAALNDAEEWDDLSTRQKLAAHGFYDVLDHRKDFPPEWHALKVYEKRGEPEPILLALEQLGSEFMERHCIESLTRMGDEAALDAMTQRANKRDKPAIKALGKIGSEESVEMLSEYIEGDSDPKLQLVTLKALGEIGSEEATQAVADRLVADNDEVRSRAARALGLIGDTRAIEPLSDLLADDDSDTVRASAAWALNQIGTEKALDAVEPYADDRAFLVQAEAEKVA; via the coding sequence ATGAGCGAGGACGCCCCCGACGAGAACGAGGCGGCTCCCGAGGAGGAGCCCCCGGCGGACGACGAGGCGGCCGAACAGGAGGACGCCGAGCCGGAGCCAGAGCCCGATACCGAGGGCGAGAACGGTGAGGAGGTCGCCGAAGAGGAGGAAGACCCGGACGACGAAGGGGCCGACGAGGAGGAAGGAGCTGACGAGGACGAGGCCAGCGAGGACGACGAAGGCGAGGAGGGCGACGACCTGCCCGTCGAGCCGCTGACCGAGGAGACGCTCACCGAGCGCCTCGACGGCGCGGAGGCCGCCCTCGAGGAGGCAGAGACCGAGGACGACCTCGACGACGTCTCGGCGACGCTCGTCTCGATCGGCGACGACCTCGAGGAGGCCGACCTGCCCGAGCCCGACGAGGACGACGAGGACGCGGAAGACCCCCGTGAGGCCCTCGAGGAACGTCTCGACGGGCTCCAGGACGAGCTCGAAGAGCAGCGCGGCCCCTACAGCGAGGACGTCATCGAGGGGATCGAGGAGGCCGGAACGACCATCGACGAGACCCGCTGGACCGAGACGGGCGAGGCCGAGCTCGTCGAGCCCGTCGAGTCGTTCGTCGAGACCGTAAACGACGTCCTCGGGGTCCATCTCGGGCTCGGCGGCGAGGAGCCCGACGCTCTCGTTGCGATCCTCGAGTCGGCCGCAGTAGCGGTCGGCGACGCCGAGCTCCACCCCGACGAGGACGGCGAGGAGATCGCAACGCTGCTCGAGGCCGTCGAGGAGCTCCAGGCGGCGCTCAACGACGCCGAGGAGTGGGACGACCTCAGCACCCGCCAGAAGCTCGCCGCCCACGGCTTCTACGACGTGCTCGACCATCGCAAGGACTTCCCGCCCGAGTGGCACGCGCTCAAGGTCTACGAGAAGCGCGGCGAGCCCGAACCCATCCTGCTCGCGCTCGAGCAGCTCGGCTCGGAGTTCATGGAACGCCACTGCATCGAGTCGCTCACCCGGATGGGCGACGAGGCGGCACTGGACGCGATGACCCAGCGCGCGAACAAGCGCGACAAGCCCGCGATCAAGGCGCTCGGGAAGATCGGCAGCGAGGAGTCCGTCGAGATGCTCTCGGAGTACATCGAGGGCGACAGCGACCCGAAGCTCCAGCTCGTGACGCTCAAGGCGCTCGGCGAGATCGGCAGCGAGGAGGCCACCCAGGCCGTCGCCGACCGCTTGGTCGCGGACAACGACGAGGTCCGAAGCCGGGCGGCCCGCGCGCTTGGCCTGATCGGGGACACCCGGGCGATCGAGCCGCTCTCGGACCTCCTCGCCGACGACGACTCCGACACCGTGCGCGCGAGCGCCGCATGGGCGCTCAACCAGATCGGCACCGAGAAGGCCCTCGACGCCGTCGAGCCCTATGCCGACGACCGTGCGTTCCTCGTACAGGCCGAGGCCGAGAAGGTCGCCTGA
- a CDS encoding phospholipase D-like domain-containing protein encodes MRLQRDGRTVDETTYESASQGERWLRTDEGWGWEKRGATDFEARDLPAERATGFTLPDSPEVPLDTLGDADDRLYLGGYSLESERTVEELLAAHDRGVEVRVLVDGTPVGGQSETEAEALDRLAAAGVDVRVFDGPPTRYRFHHPKYAVVDDRALVMTENWKPAGTGGASSRGWGLLVEGREVADELATVFEADAGWEDTAAWDRSLAGTLVEAEAESAGFPGEFDPVTAEVDSVRLVVAPDNAEEETLSLLASAEESILVKQPTIADDHAFLREVVAAAERGVEVRVLLDSTWYVEDENEELVRWLDDQAESGGLPIEARLVEPDGFEKLHAKGIVVDDRTTMVGSINWNANSVENNREVALIVESEAIASQFAAVFEADWAGEDGRWSFPVGVGLGVAAAAAGAVLVGSRLVRFD; translated from the coding sequence ATCCGCCTCCAGCGCGACGGCCGGACTGTCGACGAGACCACCTACGAGAGCGCCTCACAGGGCGAGCGGTGGCTCCGGACCGACGAGGGATGGGGATGGGAAAAGCGCGGGGCGACCGACTTCGAGGCCCGCGACCTCCCCGCCGAGCGCGCGACGGGGTTCACCCTCCCCGACAGCCCCGAGGTCCCGCTCGACACCCTCGGGGATGCCGACGACCGGCTCTATCTCGGCGGCTACTCCCTCGAATCCGAGCGAACGGTCGAGGAGCTGCTCGCGGCCCATGACCGGGGCGTCGAAGTGCGCGTGCTCGTCGACGGCACGCCCGTCGGCGGCCAGAGCGAGACCGAGGCCGAGGCGCTCGACCGGCTCGCGGCGGCGGGCGTCGACGTCCGGGTGTTCGACGGACCCCCGACTCGATACCGGTTTCACCACCCCAAGTACGCCGTCGTCGACGATCGCGCGCTCGTCATGACCGAGAACTGGAAGCCCGCCGGCACGGGCGGGGCGTCGAGCCGCGGCTGGGGCCTCCTCGTCGAGGGAAGGGAGGTCGCCGACGAGCTGGCGACCGTCTTCGAGGCCGACGCGGGCTGGGAGGACACCGCCGCGTGGGACCGCTCGCTCGCCGGAACGTTGGTCGAGGCGGAGGCCGAAAGCGCCGGTTTCCCGGGCGAGTTCGACCCCGTGACGGCCGAGGTCGACTCGGTCCGACTGGTGGTCGCGCCCGACAACGCCGAGGAAGAGACGCTCTCACTACTCGCAAGCGCCGAGGAGTCGATCCTGGTCAAGCAGCCGACGATCGCCGACGACCACGCGTTCCTCCGGGAGGTCGTGGCGGCGGCCGAACGGGGCGTCGAGGTCCGGGTCCTGCTCGACTCGACGTGGTACGTCGAGGACGAAAACGAGGAACTCGTCCGCTGGCTCGACGATCAGGCCGAGTCGGGCGGCCTCCCGATCGAGGCCCGGCTGGTCGAGCCCGACGGCTTCGAGAAGCTCCACGCGAAGGGGATCGTCGTCGACGACCGGACCACGATGGTCGGGAGCATCAACTGGAACGCGAACTCGGTGGAGAACAACCGGGAAGTGGCGCTGATCGTCGAGAGCGAGGCGATCGCGAGCCAGTTCGCCGCGGTCTTCGAGGCCGACTGGGCGGGCGAGGACGGTCGCTGGTCGTTCCCGGTCGGAGTCGGCCTCGGGGTCGCCGCCGCGGCCGCCGGCGCCGTCCTGGTCGGGTCGCGGCTGGTCCGCTTCGACTAG
- a CDS encoding DHH family phosphoesterase produces the protein MTANSELAGDDEVVYELRAACTVEDLDPDTPYLATVNGVVEYGVFVDLSEEVSGLVHESTLEGDADYEVGDRLVVTLDQVRENGDIAFSPAPIDPESARTKEIEHSYETTQTSDLATGESVHLEGEVVQIKQTGGPTIFQVRDENGVVPCTAFEGAGVRSHPEIEVGDLVHVSGGVEEREGALQVEVEELSTLEGETRTAAEDRLAEALAERSEPHGIDPLIEWDALEPMLSGLEEVARLIRRMVLEGRPIRMRHHADGDGMCAAVPVALAIERFIEATHEDPDAAQHLLKRLPSKAPFYEMEDATRDLNYALGDRARHGQKLPLLLMLDNGSTEEDVPAYETLAHYDIPIAAVDHHHPDPEAVEELLAAHVNPYLHGEDYRITTGMLCVELARMIDPTITDELRHVPAVAGIADRSKADAMDDYLELAREEGYDENELRDVSEALDYAAHWLRYSAGRSLIADVLDVGSDTDRHAELVSFLAERARRDIDEQLEAAMPHVERERLDNGAHLCRIDVENHAHRFTFPAPGTTTGEIHDRVVEETGDPVITIGYGPDFAVLRSDGVRLDIPRMVSELVEEIDGAGVAGGGHLVVGSIKFVAGMREEVLDALVEKMGDAEIDEALSSAETVTDR, from the coding sequence ATGACAGCGAACTCTGAGCTCGCGGGCGACGACGAAGTCGTCTATGAGCTCCGTGCAGCGTGTACGGTCGAGGACCTCGATCCCGACACTCCCTATCTCGCGACGGTCAATGGCGTGGTCGAATACGGCGTCTTCGTCGATCTCTCGGAGGAAGTCTCCGGTCTCGTCCACGAATCGACGCTCGAGGGCGACGCCGACTACGAGGTCGGCGACCGGCTGGTCGTCACGCTCGATCAGGTCCGCGAGAACGGCGATATCGCCTTCTCGCCGGCCCCGATCGACCCCGAATCGGCGAGGACCAAGGAGATCGAACACAGCTACGAGACCACCCAGACCAGCGACCTCGCCACGGGCGAGTCGGTCCATCTCGAGGGCGAGGTCGTCCAGATCAAACAGACCGGCGGCCCGACGATCTTTCAGGTCCGCGACGAGAACGGCGTCGTCCCCTGTACGGCCTTCGAGGGGGCGGGCGTTCGGTCGCATCCCGAGATCGAGGTCGGCGACCTCGTCCACGTCTCGGGAGGCGTCGAGGAGCGCGAGGGCGCCCTACAGGTCGAGGTCGAGGAGCTATCGACGCTCGAGGGCGAGACGAGGACGGCCGCCGAGGACCGCCTCGCCGAGGCCCTCGCGGAGCGATCCGAACCCCACGGGATCGACCCGCTGATCGAGTGGGACGCCCTCGAACCCATGCTCTCGGGACTCGAGGAGGTCGCGCGGCTGATCCGGCGGATGGTTCTGGAGGGGCGTCCCATCCGGATGCGTCATCACGCCGACGGCGACGGGATGTGCGCCGCCGTCCCCGTCGCGCTCGCGATCGAGCGGTTCATCGAGGCGACCCACGAGGACCCCGACGCAGCCCAGCACCTCCTCAAACGGCTGCCGAGCAAGGCGCCCTTCTACGAGATGGAGGACGCCACGCGCGATCTCAACTACGCGCTCGGCGATCGGGCGCGCCACGGCCAGAAGCTCCCCCTCCTGTTGATGCTCGACAACGGGAGCACCGAGGAGGACGTTCCGGCCTACGAGACGTTGGCCCACTACGACATCCCGATCGCCGCGGTCGACCACCACCACCCCGACCCGGAGGCCGTAGAGGAGCTGCTCGCGGCCCACGTTAACCCGTATCTCCACGGCGAGGACTACCGCATCACCACGGGGATGCTCTGTGTCGAGCTCGCGCGGATGATCGACCCGACGATCACCGACGAGCTCCGGCACGTCCCCGCGGTCGCGGGCATCGCCGACCGCTCGAAGGCCGACGCGATGGACGACTACCTCGAGCTGGCCCGCGAGGAGGGCTACGACGAGAACGAGCTCCGGGACGTCAGCGAGGCGCTCGACTACGCCGCCCACTGGCTGCGCTACAGCGCCGGCCGGTCGCTCATCGCCGACGTGCTCGACGTCGGCAGCGACACCGACCGTCACGCCGAGCTCGTCTCGTTCCTCGCCGAGCGCGCCCGGCGCGACATCGACGAACAGCTCGAGGCCGCGATGCCCCACGTCGAACGTGAGCGCTTAGACAACGGTGCACACCTCTGTCGGATCGACGTCGAGAACCACGCCCACCGCTTCACGTTCCCCGCACCCGGCACGACCACCGGCGAGATCCACGACCGGGTCGTCGAGGAGACGGGCGACCCCGTCATCACGATCGGCTACGGTCCCGACTTCGCCGTCCTCCGGTCCGACGGCGTGCGCCTCGACATCCCCCGAATGGTGAGCGAACTCGTCGAGGAGATCGACGGCGCCGGCGTCGCCGGCGGCGGCCATCTGGTCGTCGGGTCGATCAAGTTCGTCGCGGGCATGCGCGAGGAAGTGCTCGACGCGCTGGTCGAGAAGATGGGCGACGCGGAGATCGACGAGGCGCTCTCGAGCGCCGAGACGGTCACCGATCGCTAG
- a CDS encoding Mov34/MPN/PAD-1 family protein — translation MGLFRSLFRSSEIIGIAADTLDFALSASEETHPDEYMGMLRGEDARKLGLDRDGTVVTDVLVIPGTESGPTSATVKTNMIPNDLSGVGSIHSHPNGVLEPSDADLRTFGSGSVHVIIGAPYRRNCWKAFDSKGEPRELDVLDVSLPEERFFDFDQQDIDRELKEEDRRRW, via the coding sequence ATGGGACTGTTCCGGTCGCTGTTCCGATCCAGCGAGATCATCGGCATCGCGGCCGACACCCTCGACTTCGCGCTCTCGGCCTCGGAGGAGACCCACCCCGACGAGTACATGGGGATGCTCCGGGGCGAGGACGCCCGCAAACTCGGGCTCGATCGCGACGGCACCGTCGTCACCGACGTGCTCGTGATTCCCGGGACCGAATCCGGCCCCACCAGTGCGACCGTGAAAACGAACATGATCCCCAACGACCTCTCTGGGGTCGGCTCGATTCACTCGCATCCCAACGGCGTCCTCGAACCCAGCGACGCCGACCTACGCACCTTCGGCAGCGGCTCGGTCCACGTCATCATCGGCGCACCCTACCGGCGGAACTGTTGGAAGGCGTTCGACTCGAAGGGCGAACCCCGCGAGCTCGACGTTCTCGACGTCTCGCTGCCCGAGGAGCGCTTCTTCGACTTCGACCAGCAGGACATCGACCGCGAGCTCAAGGAGGAGGACCGCCGGCGATGGTGA